The DNA window GCGTAGGCATAAGCACAGCTGTGATGATCGGGTCATGACATACTTGGTTCTGTTCAAGCTCAGTGTTAGGTGGTGCTTTGGCACTTTATCAGACATATGCTGTATGTCTGTCCAATGTCAGAAGAGGAAATGACAAGAGGAGCTCGGTGAAGGTAAAATTTAGGTAGGTATGTATTAGTAGGAGGATTCTGTAGCACACAGGTTTAGGAACTCTGTAAAATGCAttacacaaaatgtaatttagttttttattaaatgttatctGTAAACAGCTGGATGTTGGACTAAGTTTGTAAGAGATAAATCCTCAGTCATCAAATCAGGTGGAAAGAAAGTAAGTGAAGTAAAATATATGTTCTTTAAACATGTTATGAATCaaaaacttcaaaaaaaaaattcatgtATACAAGTGTTGATCCCTTCACTCAACCAGTCTGGGCCTTTCACACAAGGAACCATAGAAAAGAAGTGTACACTGTTCATCAATTCCTCACCTCATCAGtagatagaaataaaaatgctatAGCATAAACAACAGAGGATTTTTCTACCTGAGCGATTATGTTTGCTGCAATTCTCTCTATGGATTTGGAAACATCTCCTCACGCAGCATCtctaacagcagcagcagctgatacAAGCTGTCTACAGTTtaattactgatttattttgaaattctgtGTACTATAAGATGTTGGATGAGGGACATGTGGTGGAGAGGTTGTTTTCAGTTCCACAGCAGGTTTGAAATATCAGGACAGACGTCAGTAAGTTTGGATTGAAGCAGGTAACCTAAACCAAACCACAGTGGACGGATCAGCCTTCAATATCAACATGTAGGTTCAATGGGCTTAAAACAAAAGAGATGAAGACAAAATGCTGAACTACACTTTAGAACACTGTTGCTGCTTGTCCAGATAAATCCAGGATAAGATTCATGATTATTAACATGTGAAACATCTCAGACTGATAAGACTGAGACTTATCAGCACTATCTGTCCAAACTATCGCACTGTATCAGTGACCTTCAGTGTATCAGGAACTCACTCAGTGCGTGTCAAATGGCATCTGTGCCTCTAAAATAACAACCAACAAACTGAGgtcgctttcacaccttaattcttttgctttggtccgaatcacTTGATGACTtttgtatcagtttctcttcggttcggtttcgtttcacaccgagtaaggttgctttcacacctacaggatttagttcgattaaatcgcactcaagttcgttttccctcttggttcggttcgttttgtccggtgtgaacacggtaatcgcactcgagtgcgcaccaaaacaaccgcaccgagaccccaaaacgaggtggtctcgatccgcatcatctagcgaactctggtgcggtcctcctggtgggaacgcgtaccgaaccaaaacgggaccaaacgctatgaatctcgTGTTTTGAGGACTTTGTGTAGTGTGTAGATTCCaatttctttcgtttgtccaacaaaaacatgctgtctgattaatggaggacaaacgtggagacgtgaggaggtgaagtgtctcacagacaccaggtctgaagactctgcaagcgatgtaacgtaataaacaataatgaacgggatgatcgatctgcattaacatttattgttaaaaataatctccctactgtcacacaaacgtacagtagaacaacactttatcttcttcctattattatgtatttacttattatttccagcagcagaaacaatctgaccaataagaagagaggacgttctcacgtagtttgaagtgacgtgttttggttcgtttggatttttactcagtgtgaaacgaaaccgaaccgaagagaaactgatacaatgttacaaactcattaactgattcggatcaaagcaaacgaattaaggtgtgaaagcgacctaaaaatccaaacgaaccagaACACGTCACTTTAAACTAGGTGAGAACGTCCTCTcttcttattggtcagattgtttctgctgctggaaataaaaagtaaatacataataataggaagaagataaagtgttgttctactgtacgtttgtgtgacagtagggagattatttaactataaatgttaatgcagatcgatcatcccgttcattattgtttattacgtttcATCAGACGTGGtctctgtgagacacttcacctcctcacgtctccacatttgtcctccattaatcaggctgcatgtttttgttggacaaacgaaagaaatgTGAATCTACACtctacccaaagtcctcaaaacacgagattcatagcgtttggtcccgttttggttcagTACGCGTtcccaccaggaggaccgcaccagagttcgctagacgatgcggatcgagaccacctcgtttTGGGGTCTCggtgcgattaccgtgttcacaccggacaaaacgaaccgaaccaagagggaaaacgaacttgagtgcgatttaatcgaactaaatcctgtaggtgtgaaagcaacctgaAAACGGAGAAATCCACAGCATCCTCGTTTGACAAACATTCAATTAGATTCCTCTTCACTAAAATATACTCTCATGTCCAACTACCGTTGGTAAAACAGGTAAATGATTTCATCTGTGGAATGTTGTCATCCCATAAACACAACATGTAATCAGAACATTCAAGGTCTGATCCCATTAAGGAAAGACTAATATAATCAGCTGTTTTATGTATAATCACAGTTCTTGATGTTTTCACTTTCCCTTATGGTTGTCATGaccatgttttattatattacatacacacaccagaAGAGGTGTTGTCGGTGTGAATGATTTAATGACACTCATTAGTAGCACTGGTCACTGTTTTAATGAGTAACTGAAACtaaaagctttaatttaaatagagCAAAGGGAAGGGATTTGACAGCTGCTGTTCCAGGAGCACACATCTGGATTTATAGCTGGTAACATCCTGTATATCTAAAAGTCTGGGTGATGCCAACAACATTTAGTTATTTCTTCACTTCCTTTAGTTGATTTTAGTTAAATACTATTTATCCAGTGAGTATTTATCAGTTAAACTGATGTGTACAGATGCCAAAGAAGTGTTGGTGtgatatttacatatttaaaattcagCCTGTTGTGTGTTACTGTAGTGTAGCATGAAAGATTGAGCATTTTACAGTCCAATGATCTGCAGCATGAGAAATCCTTCAGTGCCACCTGCTGGATGAATTAGATGTTacagctcagacacacacacacacacacacacacacacacacacacacacacacacacacacacacacacacacacacacacacacacacacacacaaaactacaataTACTTAATTTAAATCCTTATATATAGTTAATAGAATCTGATTTTTCTTCCATTACAATAAAATAGACAATAAACACGTGTTAAAATTATCAAATCTAACCAAAGCATCTGGTTTGgcaaaaaactaataaaaacttTTATGTTATACTTATGTACTTGTAATATATTAGGGCCAGGTGAAATAACCTAAAATGATCTGGTGAGCATCTGCAAGTGTAAAGTATGTAGTATTACAGTAGTTTAGTGTagtatgtgatgtgtgtgttacactgagaaatcatcaaaatgaaaccaaaagtCTGGTTCAGACAAAAACCCAAAGTCTGATTAGACACAACTTGATAAAGGGGTAATACAAAAAgtaatgtttgtgttcattatcAGGTTTGGaacaaaactaataaacagTATAAAGCATTTCAGTAAAgtaatttcctggttttctgtataaatctGTGATGAAACATGATGCGATCTTTACCAAAGTCTCTAAttcaagcaaacacaacatttctaaattgttaaaacacaaacagtcacgATCACACCCATCAAAAGAGTTAAACCGTCAGTGAAACAGTTGAACTTTGTTTGGCAGCAGTGACCTCCAACAAGCTGTTTCTGGATTAGAGTTCCTAGAGTCTTGTGTCTTGTGTTCAGTTGAATATTTAACTGACTTGCTGCATGATAAGTTTACTAAGTTTACTAACTGTAAACTTTCATCTATTATATTGCAATAACCAGGTTACGAAAGCCCACCACACGCGTTTGACCTAATTTCCCTTCTGACAAAGGGGTTTTGGGATGACTGCTCTACTCTGAAGCCACTAGACAGCCTTATTGTCGCTGTACGTTTGGTGTTTGCTTTTCTATATCTCACAGATAAAAGCGCTGCGATTCAAAAGACTGTCTTACTGCTTCTATTCTCTGCCAACGAAAACTAGAGAACTAATAAATTAAGACCAGTTGATTTGTCCTCATCAAACTTGATCCAGttacagctgcagaaaaagcaGTTTGTGCAATCATAATATCTCACACCCCACTTGGTGAAATGCCTAATATCACAGTTAAAAGATGTTCTTAACCCTTTGTGCACTTTTAGAAACTATTTTGTAACCAAACAGAAAACTCTCATATTATCTGCAggttataattttatttacagtgaaaaacaatGTCTGGTAAAAGAAATCAGCAGATTAATCAGGACATGTTTATTCTTTGGCAAAACATTATTCATAACTCTTTTCCATTCTTTGTTTATAGAATATAGACTATAAAGACTATAGATTATAGAATACAATTAATACAATGAATCATTCGATGATGATTGATTTACTTAATcgtacacaaacaaacatttcaataaTGTACAATCAGTTTTTTATTCAGCCTCTTCTTACTAAGATAATTGGTTAATATTTgattttgctgctgttatttttcttctttctgaactctcatctcctctctgtcatcttttCCTCTGAGGTGAGTATCTTCAGGCCTCTTCTTAAGCCTGCTCCTCTCTAAAGACAGTTCTGGTCCAGTGTTGGGCAGATTTCTAAAACATGATCAGTGTCTCCTTGTTGCTGACTTGAGTTACTGCTCATTGGAAAATCaaacaatattattatagtAATTATGCAACAGTACATAAATTAGTTGAATGTCTTTCTGTTACTCCTCCCAGCGCCATTAAAGGTGCTAATTTGTCATTTGTATTGTATTCATGTCTTTGAGATAATTTTTATGcagataataatgataaaatctGGTCTCTCATCATCTTAAAATGTTATGCTCATGTCAGTCTTTGAACGTTACTAAcaaccatttttttttgttttacattattaatgtgATTAACAAAATTAAACTTATGTCAGTATACTCTAGGAAATGTACGAACAAATAATTAATTCTCCAACTTACTCTGAGAAACAGTTttgctctgctgcctgctgctgtttctgactACATGTAACTCACTTTCTGACtaaatatttgaacaaattattaaatgacaGGTAGTTTAATcaataattaaactaatttaaagcaaataaaatgaacaaaaacacatttatgtttaaCTTGTATCCAACATATAAAAAGTCAGATATCAAAGGCCATTCCATATTAGCAGGGCTTGGCATTAGGTATAGGCACACAGCGATCCACAACACCCCCTACATCTCCAATTTGGACGTCCTTGTATGTCCCAGAGATGGACGTCCATGTGGTCTGTCCTTTTCTGTAGGTGCGGGTGAGGCGAGCAGTGAAAGGGATGTTTACCTCATACCTATAGACCACCATTCTCACCTTGCAGGAGTGGTTTGGTGGGACAGTGCACTGAATTTCAACAGAGTGAGTGATCGACTCAGTTTGAGTGGTCCCCTGGGTGAACTCGAAGGTTGTCTGCAAGCTTAACTCAATACCTTCAGATGTAATTAAGGGAATTTGGGCGGAGATACTTGTCTTGACACCCGCTGTGATGGAAAAGTTGATGTTCCAGCTTCGCTCCACTTGGCTTGTTGTTGAGAGGGTAACTGTTGTGTTTACTGGGCTGCACTGGTTGTTCGTAACAGTAGAATCACGTATGGTTTGTGGGGGATTCTTAAGGATTTGAGCTTCATCAATCTTGTACTTGATGTCAGAAATTTGTTCACTGTATATGTCTGTGTCATAGGTCAGGACCTGATAGTGCTTGTACCAGTGCTCTTTCCCTTCCCAGGGAAGGAAGAAAGCTGTGTTCTGTGGATCCACCTTCCCAAGTCCATAGTTGTTCTTCCCAACATATATAATTCTTGTGCCTGAGCAGGTACTGACTGAATTCGGAGGCACTGAGCCATAGGATCCATCTTTCCATTCCAAAAGCTCAATGTTTCCTTTATTTACTAGGATCTCAAAATTAGGTGTACGATGCTCTTTGTCAGCATAGGGGAAGTGACAGTAAGGACCCATGCTGGGGTTGTAGAAGCCAGCCTCAGATCCAGATTTGCAGACATAGTCGGTGCGATTAGCGTAGCCATTGTAAATTGAAACAGCTCCATTGGGGAGAGAACCACTCCAAGTCTGCCATTCTAGGTTGGTATTACCAATCTTCATCACTGAAAACATCCACAAAAGAATCAGTTTGCTTGTGTCCTAATTGTATATATAAGGAAAAACCTCCCAGTCAAGAAACAATTCAGTGTCAGGCTTTCACAAGTCTCCTACAGAGACAAAACCAAAATGATCACTGCTTATTACATGCTGCAGTTACAACATGAATGCAGTAATTAATAAAGCCGTATTCACATTAAAGACGAAATCTGTGCTCACAGCTGAATTTCTCTAGGTTAAATAAACCTAGAACGAAAAAACCTTGCAGGTTGCAGGCACCTTTGTTTTATCGCTTATAAAgtgtttatcatttattaattcatataaTTTCTGTAGTAGGTACTGAGAATCATGATTTATCAGTATTCTGATGCCAAATAATATCCTGATTTCTACAGAGCAAAGGAATTCTATGCCTGTAAGTAGAAATACTGGTTAATTTAACTTCAcattgtaaaaacatgtttagttgTTTGAATAGTGTTACAGTTAACATGTTGCAGCACCTGTAAGCAGCTATACATAACCTGAAATCCAGGAAAGAATTGatgagacagggagacgtggcTTTCCTTTGCTGAGCTCTCCGCCATTATGAGGAAGGCGATGCGAGACACCCTGGAGACTACAGTCTTTGACGTAAACCACAGTCTcacactgccacctactgtcGTAAAAATAACATTGCCTTGACACTTTACCACATAACCCCTAGTAAGAAAATAGGTctttacagaaaaacaccacatcatccattaatattcacataaatgtgatcacacatTAGTGGGCATCACACACAATCTCTGCATCactgaactgttcctttaaccctTCATCAATCTGCCGACAAACGCTGTTATAGCTGATGTCTGATGCCAGATCTCTAATTTGACCCCCTTGAATCTTGAACTCTCTCCGATGGAGGTATGAAAGATCTCTTAGGGAGACCACTTTGTCAGGTGTTATATGTGAGTGCTCAGTTAAACCTCTACTGGCAGATGTCTTACTATTTTGTGACACCGTCTGTTTACTTGCAGGTGACTGAGGTGCAGTCACAGGAGTGGGTGTGGGCACATACTGCATCATTTTCTTACTAAGCTCCTCGTAGCTAGTGAATATTTTCTGCAGTTCTGCATCATGGGAGCTAGTGGGTGTAACGACTGCGTGGTGACTCACACTGTCTGTGACAACTCCAGTAACTTCACTATCACTAGTTACAGACACATTAATATCACCAACTACGTTACCTGCTTCAGCAATATCATCTTCACTCCTTGAGGACAACGGATCTGCACCATCATTGTTAAATTGCACACCAGAAACATCACGCTTTATGACTGTATCTACCACATCTTTTAACTCTAATAATTGTGCCATACCCGAATCCTCAGATTCTACTAAGGCCTTACTGCACATGAAACTGCTGATGTACTCAAAACAACCGTCCTCATCTCCTATCATAAGGCGAGATGTGTCCAGTCTTGGCACTGGACCCACTGACTTGGCAACCTGGAACAGTTCATCAGCACGTAGGGTGAGTAGGTTTTTCTTGATGGCCCACACCAGGCTTTTCCTTTCACCATCTGCTGCCATAACTGCTTCCCTATTCCTCCTCCTAGATCCCAAAGTCCAGGATTCTTATTCAGTCTCAGTCCTAAGTCGTCTTTCTCACAGGTGACACACACGGCATAAACACAGCCTCTTGATCAGGTGCAGCAGATTATGCCGATTCTTGAAGACGATTCTCCATCAGTAGCAGGAAAACTGGATGATGCGTTCTGGTTGCCAGGTCACCGATGGCTGGTGATTTTTGTTGCACTGGTCTGGAATCACTGAATCAACTTCTAACCGCATGGCAGTGATCCCCGTACGGGCCACCACAAAAACTGTTACAGGTACCATGTTGCAGCACCTGTGAGCAGCTATACATAACCTgaaatacaggaaagaattgatgagacagggagacgtggcTTTCCTTTGCTGAGCTCTCCGCCGTTATGAGGAGACACCCTGGGGACTACAGTCTTTGAAGTAAACCACAGTCTCACGCTGCCACCTACTGTCGTAAAAATAACATCACCTTGACACTTTACCACATAACCCTTTGTAAGAAAATAGGTCTCCTTCACTGCCTCCTGCTGGAATAATTTCATGTTACAATTTAGGTCAAATGTAAAAACCCAGTGGAGGGTTTGTTTGGACTTTTTAAGGGGAGATTTCTCTCTTCACACTCATacttatttagatttattttatttaatggtAGATTTTGAGTTTGAAGTTCAACTTCACGTTTTCACCGATTCCTCATCAATTATCAAATTTTGGCTGTGATAGTAAAACCTACACATTTATTGCTtaatttatcatatttaatGGAATAGTTTTTTCTTGCATTACAATAATAAAGTGTTTTCACCCTAATACATTAAAGTTAAAGATTTTGCAGTGAATCTCAGTATAATATTTAATCTACTGAGTGTTACATTAACAggcaaaaccaaaaaccaaaagTCCAGCTCAGACAAAAGCCCAAAGCCTGATCAGGCACACTTGTTGATTAGGGGGTGACTCTAAAACTGATCCCTCTGTGAACAAtcacgaaaaaaaaaaatcctggtTTTCTGTAGAAAATTATGATGAAATGTCAtttgatcttcaccaaagttcagtgtttttaaacagTCACGGTTTTGCGTCAAGTCTAATCTGCTCAGTATTTGTTCAAGGACTCTGACATagagcagctacagtataaaaaacagaagaagaccAGTGCATCAGATGCACACATGACAGTGAGTACTTTTCATCTTCAGTTCTGATTTAGTTCATTTGTATTGTTGCACTGTATAAAAGTAAATTTTAGTTGATGAATCTAATTCATATTTGATGGATTAGTATTTATTAGTTAATATAATtatcatttttgttattatcaCCATTGTTATTGgaatttcagttatttttctgtgtgttcttcaaacacagacactgtttctttggttttctgtctggacactgagctgctgatttttttacatgcatgtttgAAGGTCAATTAACAGACTAACAACGactttgctctgtgtttcaTACCTAGATCAtgctttcactgctgctgctgctgctgctgctgctgctgctgctgctgctgctgctgctcatcctGTCGGCTCTATCTTCAGTCAGTCTGCTGGAGattcacaacaacacagagcacAGAAATGGCAAACTCCACTTGGCATTATGAATTTGGAATATGAATCATATTCATGCCTTCACAGCACTTCTGCAgtccaccatgttttacaacACAATCTGTCCATGTAGGTCACAACTAACCCTAAAATCATGAAAATGTCCTTTCATTcaaatcacaaatatgtttttgtaagaCAAACTGCAACCACATTTAATTCTCTTTTTACATAATGAAGACATGTTAACAATGAACTTAAACACAGTCTCACATACGTTGATACTGAACACAAATAGGTCATTTGATCGTGTTTAGGTACTTAGTGCACAACTCACTGAAGAAATACGGGaagaagacacaaaaataaacttatAATGCATTCCTTTAGCAACTAGCATTTCCTACTGAATAAAGAAAGACACATACCAGATTTACTTAATTCCCATCAAGTAAAAAAATTGTTActggggacagagagagaataaatGGTATCATGCAATGTcaagaaaacactgagatgaATGGAGACATTAAGAGGTAACTAGTACAATATTTCCATCTCATTTAggtgaaaataagaaaatgaataagAATGAGTATTGATGTAAActctttgttgttgattttcaaTATTAATACTGATTGActtgcattctgtttttttatccAGACACCTTGGTAAACTCAGATCCTCATAAGACCACTGAAACAGACCTGCCTCTTCTGACTGTTGCTCAGTCAAGGCAGAAGAGGCCGGTACAGttgtcctcctctgtgtctgactgtggCTCAAACCTGGAACAACTCTCTCCCAAACAATGCTGTTTCAGTTTACAATGGTTATGTTGGTCGTACTGATTACATCTGCAAATATCAGTGTGAGTCTGGCTTCTACACCCCCAGCAAAGGTCCATATTGTAACGATGTCAATGAAGGAAAGGCGTATAGTGGTTGCAAGTTCGAAATCCTGCTGAACAAAGACAACTTTGAGATCCTGGAG is part of the Anabas testudineus chromosome 9, fAnaTes1.2, whole genome shotgun sequence genome and encodes:
- the LOC113150357 gene encoding natterin-3-like is translated as MKIGNTNLEWQTWSGSLPNGAVSIYNGYANRTDYVCKSGSEAGFYNPSMGPYCHFPYADKEHRTPNFEILVNKGNIELLEWKDGSYGSVPPNSVSTCSGTRIIYVGKNNYGLGKVDPQNTAFFLPWEGKEHWYKHYQVLTYDTDIYSEQISDIKYKIDEAQILKNPPQTIRDSTVTNNQCSPVNTTVTLSTTSQVERSWNINFSITAGVKTSISAQIPLITSEGIELSLQTTFEFTQGTTQTESITHSVEIQCTVPPNHSCKVRMVVYRYEVNIPFTARLTRTYRKGQTTWTSISGTYKDVQIGDVGGVVDRCVPIPNAKPC